A segment of the Ipomoea triloba cultivar NCNSP0323 chromosome 1, ASM357664v1 genome:
AATCAAGTATGCATCACATATTGACCCTTCAACATATCTCTTATTCTTCATTTTAGATTTGAGATGGTTAATGAACCTTTCAAATGGATACATCCAGCGATATTGGACCGGTCCACCTAAACGTGCTTCATCCGCCAAATGTATAGGCAAGTGCTCCATGCAATCAAACATCGCCGGTGGAAAAATACGCTCTAACTTGCAAAGTATAAGGACAATAGAAGTTTTCATTTCATTCAACGTGTCGACGTTGAGATTTGTTGAGCATAGGTTTCGAAAAAAAGTGCTTAACTCAACTAAAGCCTTCCAGTGATATTTtggtaaaaagaaaaaggcaatTGGCAAAAGACACTGCATAAAAATATGGCAATCATGACTTTTCATCCCACATAATTTTGAACACGTTGAATCAACACAGTTGCTTATGTTTGAAGAAAATCCATCAggtaattttagaatttttaacCATTCATAAACAGCAATTTGATGATCTCGGCTCAAACTGTAGCGCCTTTGGCATAAGATATCGCCCATTATGTTCCACCAATTCTAACCGTGGCCTGGAACATAAATCCTTTATATCCAAGCGAGCAGCAGGTGAGTCTTTGTTTTTCCTTGTTCCTTTAACATCCATAACTGTGTAGAAGATGTTATCAAACACATTCTTCTCTATATGCATTACGTCCAGGTTATGACGAAGGATGTTATCTTTCCAATATGGTAAATCCCAAAAGATACTTCTTTTCTTCCAATTATGTGAACATCCAAACCCTTCAAGTCGACCGATTGGGCCATCAGTAATCTTTGGAAACATCAGCACAGTAGCCAACAATTCTTCACCTGTCCAAATCCTCGGGGGTCTTGACTTCTCTACCCTTTGTTTGATGAAAGAATCACGATTTTTTCTAAAGGGGTGATCCATTGGAAGAAATTGTCGATGACAATCAAACCAACATGTCTTACGCCCAttctttaaataaaaagatttaGTACAATGATTGCAATAAGGACATGCTAGTTTTCCTGCGGTTTGCCATCCAGATAACATACCATAAGCAGGAAAGTCATTAATGGTCCACATCAACATAGCTCGCATCATAAAGTTTTGCTTTAACGAGACATCATAAGTTAACACTCCTGTCTCCCATAACAATTGAAGCTCATCAATTAAAGGCTGTAGATACACATCAATGTTGGCCTTTGGGTTGTGCTGCCCAGGAATAATACAAGTTAAAAATGTATATGGGGGAGTCATACACATTGAAGGTGGAAGATTATATGGAACAACCATAACTGGCCAACAAGAATATGATTTAGCATTTAAACCAAATGGAGAAAAGCCATCAGCACACAAACCTAGTCTGACATTCCGAGGATCTGCTGCAAAGTCAGGATATTGGCTATCAAAGTGTTTCCATGCCTCACCATCAGAAGGATGACACATAACACCTGGTTGGCGGCGATTTTCATAATGCCACCGCATATGCTCAGCAGAACTAGGTGAGGCATACAATCGCTGCAATCTAGGAATGAGAGGCAAATAATACATCATTTTATTGGGCACTTCTTTCCCACGAGTACTAGTAGGTGGACTTGGTTTAAAACGAGGCTCACCACAAAACTTGCACTGCCTGTCATTGATATTAGACTTATAGTATAACATGCAGCTATTAACACAACAATCAATCTTCTCATGAGCAAGACCAAGCTTTGAAATCAATTTCCCTGAATCGTAATACCTAGATGGTACACGATTATCTGGACCCATTATATGCTTATTGTACTCAAATATTTGATCCATTGCTAGCTGCGGAATGTTAAATGTTGCCTTTATATTCATCATCTTCAGCGCATATGACAACTCTGTTTCCTCAGCACAAGTAGGGGATAAAGGTTGCCTAGCAGTGCTTAATAAATCATAAAAGTTTTGTGCACTTGTATGTGGATCTTCTTCTTGGTTATATTGCACATTAAATGGAATAAATGATGAACCACCTACATCAAACACCAACGtttcatattgattgttttcATTACGTGTCTCTAGAAATTGTTCATTTACTGTGGGGACAGGTTCACCGTGACACGTCCATACCCAATAACATGGTTCAAATCCTTTCCTATACAAGTGAACACGGACTTCATCAGCAGATAGGTGTACTCTATTCTTGCATTTACTACATGGACATCTAATTGTATTTGTCGACTCGTATACTGGAAGTGTGCATGCATAATTAACAAATTCCTCAACACCAGCTAAAAACTCATCAGTGTATCCTCTCTTTCCGGGCAACAATCGATTATACATCCATTTTCGATATTCTGGTATACTATCCATATATACCtagtataaaaatacaaatatctcaaaatcacaaaaattatatatatatatatatatatatatatatatatatatgtatatatatatatatataaatatggaCACCTAATATACATTACGtcatgtacattatatattaatatattaatttataatatgcaCACCTATAATATGATAATACGTGTGagtaaatacataaataaataaacaaatcattacagtagatacatatatatcatacatgcgtgtgaataaataaataaataaataaataaatatatatatgtatatatatatatatatatatatatatatatatatatatatatatatatatatgtagtatgtCCATATACACAGtacaaataaatacaaacacaaattaaaagCTATTATTTTTAACTCATACCTGGATTTGAAATATACTTTGTCAAAAATCACTTTATATGTTGTTACCCATACTAATTTGAACAAAGGAACAAATTTTACAGTAGAGAAGAGAGTAAAAAGAGAAGGAAGTTGAAGAAAATGAGCTGAAATACGCAGTAGGTggttaaatattcaaatttccGTCCAACAATGTTGTTGGACGGTAATTAATAATACCTACCAATTTCCGTTTCACCTACCAGTCAATTTGGTTTTCCGTCCAACACTCACGCGTTAGACAGAAATTCCGTCCAACATTTAGTGTTGGTCGGCACTTCCGTCCAACGAGTGACTGTTGGACGGAATTTCCGTCCAATCCTATTTACGATGGaaagttgtgattttttttaaattaccgACCAATATTATTGTTGGACGGAACTGTTGGACGGAAATAGCGAAATTTCCAGCAGTGGACTAATTTGTCCTTCGTCTTAAAATCTGACCTGATCGTGGTGAATAATCACATTTAATCTCAACCATTTATTACATTCATATGGATGGTTATGAtgggtatgtatatatatatatatatagagagagagagagagagcgcagAAGGGGCTCCTGTACATTATGttccttaggtgagaaataagatgTAATTATAGCCATAGGTCTAATTCAATCCAGCGCACGATATTGCCTACTGATTTTTAAAACACGCGCAAAATTAAGGGTACAattgtaattacttcaaattatttttcatagttacttgtagtgcataattttcacttgtgtagtgcacatttttgtgactagtagtgcatatttttgtgcctagtagtgcacatttttataccTAACAGtgcatgttttctgttttagaGTTCATGCTATTAACCATCTAACATGATAGTTTTATGCtctgtagtgcatgtttttgtgtCCTACAGAGCAAAAGTTCATTcctaccagtgcacattcttatggttaatcaaataaaattgcacaaaacacactattttttcataaatacttgtagtgcataattttcaatcgtatagtgcaaatatttgtgcctagtagtgcacattttctcaactaacaaTGCACGTTGTTCAATCGTAGAGTTCAGGCTATCATCCATCTTTTAGGTTAGTTTTATGTtctgtagtgcatgtttttgtgcTATACAAAGCAAAAGTTTGTGcctaccagtgcacattcttatggttaATAAAAATGCACAAACTACACTATTTTTTCACAAATACTTGCAGTGCATGATTTTTAACCGTATAGTGCAACTTTTTGTGCCTAATAATGCACATTTTCTTAActaacagtgcacattgtttAGTCGTAGAGTTCAGGCTATCATCCATCTTTTAGGTTGGTTTTATGCtctgtagtgcatgtttttgtgcTATACAGAGCAAAAATTTATGCCTACCAGTGCGCATTCTTATGgtcaatcaaataaaaatgcacaaatcacactattttttcataaatacttgtaGTGCAAAATTTTCAACCATATAGTGCAACTTTTTGCACCTAGTAGTGcatattttctcaactaacagtGCACGTTATTCAGTCGTAGAATTCATCGACTTCACTTCGTTTTCTTCGTCGGAAAGTAGCTTGTTCAAGACGAAACGTAGAAGTGATAGACACTGTCAAAGCTTTGCTGTATCGTCGTCTTCGTTGTCTTCGCCTAAAATTTGCTCGTTGAATTCATTGCCTTCGTCGACTTCACTTCGTCTTCTTCGCAGGAGATTAGCTTGCTCAAGAGGAAACAGAGAAGAGGGAAAGGTTAGTGGAAAGGCTACGAACGATTTTGCCTAAGAACGTTAATCTTACTATAGATCATTTAATGCGCAAAATTTAAATCCAAGGGTTGAGATCATGCATCAAAATTAAATCCAATGGTCTATATTTCATCATATTTCTAACCTAAGGGACTAATTTCACAAGATCCCttacctctctctctctatatatatatatatatatatatatatatatatatatatatatagtagagttcaaATGTGGTCTCCTCCTTAGGTGCGACCGTGCGACTATTTTGCAGCCATTAGATTACAACAACTCAGCAAATAAACActcaatatatatgtgttaaaaacttaaaatacacatcattcgacatactaaaatgcacccGAGGACATATTAAAAACAACATTCTACATTATAACCAAATGCCCCTATCATTTAAAATGCATCAACTTacgtaataaaacacatcattttacgtattaaaatgcaccacaccgtGTCTCAtgccagattataaacatgcactattacacatATAAGAAAACacgtgctaaaatatgcaccattctacgtattaaaatgcaccacaacgtgagTTAAAATGCAAAATTCCATTTATTGAAAATCTtcatcccagattataaacatgcactattaaacttattaaaaacatgtgttaatatacacaccattctacgatTTAAATGCACCAGAGAACGGATTAAAACACAACATTTCACAACACAGTTAAatgtaccaacatacgtaataaaacacaccacaacatgtattagAATGCACAACACCatgtactaaaacgcaccacaacgcaatatagatactaaaattaccataacacCCTCCACTTAACATAcgtgaattgcaatttcctaaACACTAAGATAATACTGCCACCGTTAGATTAATCGAATCCGATGACAAAAATGCAGCCACACGATCGCATGGGAGCTCTAGGTCACATATGAACcaaaatatatgtgtgtgtgtgtgtagagagagagatagaataattattattattattactattaaaagatacatatttatattaaagagttaattaaaGACAATTCAGACGTAAACAAAGATACACGTGCGTATGTAtgctaaataataataataataataataataataataataaaaaaagggaaaagggcCAAATAAACTCCTAAACATTACCTGAAAAGTGAATTAGGccataaacatttaaaaagtataattaggccctttaacatgttaaatttgGACAAAGAAGTCCAAAAACTGGTAATtaacctgctattacaggtcattccCATCTCAAGTGAAAGTCCAGCGACCGGCGACAGCCTAGCAGTCGTCGGTTGCGTTCTCCGGCGGAACCACGGCAAAGTGGCTCCATTGAAGGCGACCAGAACTCTGGTCGTTCTGGTCGCCCACCTCTGGTGAAAGGCGACCAAATTTGGCCACCTTTCGCCGGAGTATGGCGATCAGTGATAGTGTCGGTCGCGGATTTTCCCCTGAACAGTAAATGACTTGCAATAGCAAGTCATTTATAGGTTTTTTGGCTTCTTTATCCCAATTTAACATGCTAAagggtctaattgcatttttcaaatgtttaggagcctaattgactttttaggtaATGTTTAggagcttatttgacccttctcgctaataatagtaatagtaatagtaatagtaatagtaatagtaataataataataataataataataataatattattattattattattattattattattattattattattattattaatgaatatatacacacacaaaatcctaatcatatgaaaACCACTCTCCAGGTGAGAACTTGtgaacaaatccaaaccattacTCTGCAAGGTCTAATAGATAGGAAGTCAAGTAAGAAATGAGTGGGCCAATTTAAAaactattacaaatttttaaaatgagtaaatccattttcataaattttactatgtataaagttttgtttattttcaaccgttagatctactagatctatggtttggatttgtccacaagTTCTCATTTAGAGCACGGTTTTCACCTGATtatggacatatatatatatatatatatatatatatatcattcgGAAATATTATTCCCAAGAAAAAGTTGTCTTTATCAAAAACAAATAATGGAATATGTCCATTCCATTTCTAACCTATTTTATGAACCAAATATGTTGTAAGCTAAGTGTATTATTTTCgcactttctcaacctattgaagcataaagagtcaatatcgcatccgttgagactcgatctcatgacttcCGATTTGAAAAATTCACTACATGTCACTCCACTACAATAATTTGACTTATAAACACTAATACAATTTCCAAATTTAAATTCTCCTCCATGTCAATTAGTGGTGCAGCTCTAGGTGGCACTTAGCAGTTGGGAGTACCTCCACTACAATAATTTGACTTATAAACACTAATACAATTTCCAAATTTAAATTCTCCTCCATGTCAATTAGTGGTGCAGCTCTAGGTGGCACTTAGCAGTTGGGAGTACCTCCACTACAATAATTTGACTTATAAACACTAATACAATTTCCAAATTTAAATTCTCCTCCATGTCAATTAGTGGTGCAGCTCTAGGTGGCACTTAGCAGTTGGGAGTACCTCCACTACAATAATTTGACTTATAAACACTAATACAATTTCCAAATTTAAATTCTCCTCCATGTCAATTAGTGGTGCAGCTCTAGGTGGCACTTAGCAGTTGGGAGTACCTCCACTACAATAATTTGACTTATAAACACTAATACAATTTCCAAATTTAAATTCTCCTCCATGTCAATTAGTGGTGCAGCTCTAGGTGGCACTTAGCAGTTGGGAGTACCTCCACTACAATAATTTGACTTATAAACACTAATACAATTTCCAAATTTAAATTCTCCTCCATGTCAATTAGTGGTGCAGCTCTAGGTGGCACTTAGCAGTTGGGAGTACCTCCACTACAATAATTTGACTTATAAACACTAATACAATTTCCAAATTTAAATTCTCCTCCATGTCAATTAGTGGTGCAGCTCTAGGTGGCACTTAGCAGTTGGGAGTACCTCCACTACAATAATTTGACTTATAAACACTAATACAATTTCCAAATTTAAATTCTCCTCCATGTCAATTAGTGGTGCAGCTCTAGGTGGCACTTAGCAGTTGGGAGTACCTCCACTACAATAATTTGACTTATAAACACTAATACAATTTCCAAATTTAAATTCTCCTCCATGTCAATTAGTGGTGCAGCTCTAGGTGGCACTTAGCAGTTGGGAGTACCTCCACTACAATAATTTGACTTATAAACACTAATACAATTTCCAAATTTAAATTCTCCTCCATGTCAATTAGTGGTGCAGCTCTAGGTGGCACTTAGTCCTCCATGTCAATTAGTGGTGCAGCTCTAGGTGGCACTTAGCAGTTGGGAGTACCTCCTGGTGCAGCTCTAGGTGGCACTTAGCAGTTGGGAGTACCTCCCTGGTCCCTACTCGAGTTGAGCTTTGCATGTTGTAACTGGGTATGCGTTGGGCTATTTGGGCAATTGGCTGTCTTCCCTTTGTCATGgagccatatatatattccaatcacatattatttcaattttgcaattttgCAATTTTGCAACTCTGCTAGTTATGCTACATACTTTCATCAA
Coding sequences within it:
- the LOC115996245 gene encoding uncharacterized protein LOC115996245; its protein translation is MDSIPEYRKWMYNRLLPGKRGYTDEFLAGVEEFVNYACTLPVYESTNTIRCPCSKCKNRVHLSADEVRVHLYRKGFEPCYWVWTCHGEPVPTVNEQFLETRNENNQYETLVFDVGGSSFIPFNVQYNQEEDPHTSAQNFYDLLSTARQPLSPTCAEETELSYALKMMNIKATFNIPQLAMDQIFEYNKHIMGPDNRVPSRYYDSGKLISKLGLAHEKIDCCVNSCMLYYKSNINDRQCKFCGEPRFKPSPPTSTRGKEVPNKMMYYLPLIPRLQRLYASPSSAEHMRWHYENRRQPGVMCHPSDGEAWKHFDSQYPDFAADPRNVRLGLCADGFSPFGLNAKSYSCWPVMVVPYNLPPSMCMTPPYTFLTCIIPGQHNPKANIDVYLQPLIDELQLLWETGVLTYDVSLKQNFMMRAMLMWTINDFPAYGMLSGWQTAGKLACPYCNHCTKSFYLKNGRKTCWFDCHRQFLPMDHPFRKNRDSFIKQRVEKSRPPRIWTGEELLATVLMFPKITDGPIGRLEGFGCSHNWKKRSIFWDLPYWKDNILRHNLDVMHIEKNVFDNIFYTVMDVKGTRKNKDSPAARLDIKDLCSRPRLELVEHNGRYLMPKALQFEPRSSNCCL